In Acidovorax sp. GBBC 1281, a single window of DNA contains:
- a CDS encoding efflux RND transporter permease subunit, producing MNLTRAALSSSRLTLFAALFILVAGIVAFLDFPSQEEPSVTVRDALVSVAFPGMPSEQVENLLARPTEERLREIAGIKKIVTTVRPGSAIIQLTAYDDVKDLGALWQRVRAKGLEAGTALPTGALGPFVDDDFDRVSVASIAIVAPGFSMGEMRGPLRRMREQLYALPGVERVTLHGLQEERVYVDFDRGRLLQAGLTPAAVIAQLRAQNIVAPGGQIAVSGLAMTVAVSGELRTLDDLRRFLVSVPAGSGPREVPLSQLAQVQVMPADPPESAAIYQGQPAVVVAVSMAPGRNIAAFGKALRQKLDETATLLPAGFEQHIVTFQADVVEREMDKMHHVMGETVAIVMAVVMLFLGWRTGLIVGAIVPLTILGALVAMRALGVELQTVLIAAIILALGLLVDNGIVIAEDIERRLGIGEDRRTACIAAGRTLALPLLTSSLVIVLAFSPFFLGQTSTNEYLRSLAIVLATTLLGSWLLSLTVTPLLCLYFARAHAADASGGAAYDSAFYRGYRRAIESLLAHKPWFVGAMLALLAGAIAVLASIPYDFLPKSDRLQFQMPVNLQPGSDSRQTLRTVQAISQWFADKTANPEVVDSIGYVADGGPRIVLGLAPPLPAAGMAYFTVSVRAGTDIDAVIARTRAHVRAQHPEARAEPKRFSMGSTEAGVAIYRVIGPDETVLRGAAEAIAQALRALPGTEDVYDDWNARIPRYQVRVDPLKARRAGVTSEGIAQALQMRYSGTDVSVIRDDGVNVPIVLRGDAGERAGNGDPGDTLVSAQGGGSPVPLASVATVVSGTEPSAIVRRNLSRAITVTGQNLGLTATEIVSRLAGPVAAMRLPPGYRIELGGEIKDSREANGALLQYFPHALGAILLLFVWQFNSFRKLFIVMASVPFVLIGAALALLVTGYPFGFMATFGLLALAGIIVNNAVLLLERIEEELREGLERREAVVAAAIKRLRPIVMTKLTCIVGLVPLMLFAGPLWTGMAITMIGGLALGTLVTLGLIPVLYDLLFSLRIGRNGGGSSRGPGAAS from the coding sequence ATGAACCTCACCCGTGCAGCCCTTTCCTCCAGCCGCCTGACGCTGTTCGCCGCGCTGTTCATTCTGGTCGCTGGCATCGTCGCTTTCTTGGATTTTCCCTCGCAAGAAGAGCCATCGGTCACGGTGCGCGATGCCCTTGTCTCCGTGGCTTTCCCTGGCATGCCCAGCGAGCAGGTCGAGAACCTGCTGGCCCGTCCGACCGAGGAGCGCCTGCGCGAGATTGCCGGCATCAAGAAGATCGTCACGACGGTGCGCCCGGGCAGCGCGATCATCCAGTTGACGGCCTACGACGATGTCAAGGACCTCGGTGCCCTGTGGCAACGGGTGCGTGCCAAGGGTCTCGAAGCCGGCACCGCCTTGCCGACAGGCGCGCTGGGCCCCTTCGTAGACGACGACTTCGACCGCGTCTCGGTCGCCTCGATCGCCATCGTGGCCCCGGGCTTCAGCATGGGCGAGATGCGCGGCCCGCTGCGGCGCATGCGCGAGCAGCTCTATGCCTTGCCAGGGGTCGAGCGGGTGACACTGCACGGCTTGCAGGAAGAGCGCGTGTATGTCGATTTCGACCGGGGCCGCCTTCTCCAGGCGGGCCTGACGCCGGCCGCGGTGATCGCGCAGCTGCGCGCTCAGAACATCGTGGCGCCCGGTGGTCAGATCGCAGTCTCCGGTCTGGCGATGACGGTGGCCGTCTCCGGCGAATTGCGCACTCTCGATGACCTGCGCCGGTTCCTGGTGTCGGTCCCGGCCGGCAGCGGCCCTCGGGAGGTGCCGCTGTCCCAACTGGCCCAGGTGCAGGTCATGCCTGCCGATCCACCAGAGAGCGCCGCCATCTACCAGGGGCAACCCGCGGTGGTGGTGGCGGTGTCGATGGCCCCCGGCAGGAACATTGCCGCGTTCGGGAAGGCGCTGCGCCAGAAGCTCGACGAGACCGCCACCTTGCTGCCTGCGGGCTTCGAGCAGCACATCGTGACCTTCCAGGCCGACGTGGTCGAGCGTGAAATGGACAAGATGCACCACGTCATGGGCGAGACGGTGGCCATCGTCATGGCGGTCGTCATGCTGTTCCTGGGCTGGCGCACCGGCCTGATCGTGGGCGCCATCGTGCCGCTGACCATTCTCGGCGCGCTGGTGGCGATGCGCGCGCTCGGCGTGGAACTGCAGACGGTCTTGATCGCCGCGATCATCCTCGCGCTCGGCCTGCTGGTGGACAACGGCATCGTCATCGCGGAGGACATCGAGCGCCGGCTCGGCATCGGCGAGGACCGCCGGACTGCCTGCATCGCCGCCGGCCGCACGCTGGCACTGCCGCTGCTCACGTCGTCGCTGGTGATCGTGCTGGCGTTCTCGCCGTTCTTTTTGGGCCAGACCAGCACCAACGAATACCTGCGGTCGCTCGCGATCGTGCTGGCGACGACGCTGCTGGGCTCGTGGCTGCTCAGCCTCACCGTCACCCCCTTGCTGTGCCTGTATTTCGCGCGGGCGCATGCGGCCGACGCATCGGGGGGCGCAGCCTACGATTCCGCGTTCTACCGGGGCTATCGCCGGGCCATCGAAAGCCTGCTCGCGCACAAGCCCTGGTTCGTCGGGGCGATGCTGGCGCTGCTGGCCGGCGCCATCGCAGTCCTCGCCAGCATTCCGTACGACTTCCTGCCGAAATCGGACCGCCTGCAGTTCCAGATGCCGGTCAACCTGCAGCCCGGCAGCGATTCCCGCCAGACGCTGCGGACCGTGCAGGCGATCAGCCAGTGGTTCGCCGACAAGACGGCGAACCCGGAAGTGGTGGACAGCATCGGCTACGTCGCTGATGGCGGGCCCCGCATCGTGCTGGGCCTGGCGCCGCCGCTGCCTGCGGCGGGCATGGCCTACTTCACGGTCAGCGTTCGGGCGGGCACCGACATCGACGCGGTCATCGCCCGCACCCGCGCCCATGTCCGCGCGCAGCATCCCGAAGCACGTGCCGAACCCAAGCGCTTTTCGATGGGATCGACCGAGGCGGGCGTGGCGATCTACCGCGTGATCGGGCCGGACGAGACCGTGCTGCGGGGAGCCGCCGAGGCGATCGCCCAGGCCCTGCGCGCTTTGCCCGGTACCGAAGATGTCTACGACGACTGGAATGCGCGGATTCCCCGCTACCAGGTGCGCGTCGACCCACTGAAGGCGCGCCGCGCCGGCGTGACCAGCGAGGGCATCGCCCAGGCGCTGCAGATGCGGTACAGCGGCACGGACGTGTCGGTGATCCGCGACGATGGCGTCAACGTGCCGATTGTGCTGCGCGGCGATGCGGGCGAGCGGGCCGGGAACGGCGATCCGGGCGACACCCTGGTGTCTGCGCAGGGCGGCGGATCGCCCGTGCCGCTGGCTTCGGTGGCCACCGTCGTGAGCGGCACCGAGCCGTCCGCCATCGTGCGCCGCAACCTGAGCCGTGCCATCACCGTGACCGGCCAGAACCTCGGCCTGACCGCCACCGAGATCGTCAGCCGCCTTGCTGGCCCCGTGGCGGCGATGCGGTTGCCGCCCGGCTACCGCATCGAACTGGGGGGCGAGATCAAGGACTCGCGGGAAGCCAACGGCGCCTTGCTGCAGTATTTTCCCCACGCGCTGGGCGCCATCCTGCTGTTGTTCGTCTGGCAGTTCAACTCGTTTCGCAAGCTATTCATCGTGATGGCGAGCGTGCCGTTCGTGTTGATCGGCGCAGCGCTGGCGCTGCTCGTCACGGGGTATCCCTTCGGCTTCATGGCGACGTTCGGGCTGCTGGCGCTGGCGGGCATCATCGTCAACAACGCAGTGCTGCTGCTCGAACGCATCGAGGAAGAGCTGCGCGAGGGCCTGGAGCGCCGCGAAGCGGTGGTGGCCGCGGCCATCAAGCGGCTGCGGCCGATCGTGATGACCAAGCTCACCTGCATCGTCGGGCTGGTTCCGCTGATGCTGTTCGCCGGCCCTTTGTGGACGGGCATGGCCATCACCATGATCGGCGGCCTGGCGCTGGGCACGCTGGTGACGCTGGGGCTGATTCCCGTTCTCTACGATCTGCTCTTTTCCTTGCGCATCGGCCGCAATGGTGGCGGTTCATCGCGTGGGCCGGGAGCCGCTTCGTGA
- a CDS encoding peptidase M14 has protein sequence MASFVPHRPLLEQTFPRTLSAWVERLGQPVFRGARIEGWLFEGVAARRAAEQRLTAVGVVARFRSAYKPLVHYFLEEVDTAQLAAATVRYPVPATGSPGRFLLEAYPLADLLAGCDLRFEPGGDDLHYGVALRFRDGRETVDRVFAPNRVHEDPTSPDPLLSPTGWLRVDASGAPDSNQDAAESTDFEDLFAHAMRTLREHAWPAQEPYFERLDIRVDLPGFEQPLSTPHECMSLHEALHEDLYFSLLEFFQQHSSRPAGDRRLQPGQIVPDIRQHDGPPRLRIALRAFEVAAQDAGAWADTTAGQALDDMGQAPPPERIAQAMARLGGQRFSARSRQGREVLGLYRTGTDAPVLLSGGQHANETSGVVGALRAAEALHARPGAHFALIALENPDGYALHRELGAHHAHHMQHAARYSALGDDIEYRETAPLYEREAREQALALSGAQLHINLHGYPAHEWTRPLSGYVPRGFGLWTVPKGFFLILRHHPGWQAEGRALLERVAAALQRVPGLPEYNARQMALYEHHAGALPFEVIHGTACTQSENPRGAPVTLITEFPDETVSGDAFRFAHGVQKAAVLAAVDAWQAILSARG, from the coding sequence ATGGCCTCTTTCGTCCCCCACCGTCCCTTGCTGGAACAGACCTTTCCCCGCACCCTGTCCGCCTGGGTGGAACGTTTGGGCCAACCCGTGTTTCGCGGCGCCCGCATCGAAGGCTGGCTGTTCGAGGGCGTGGCCGCACGGCGCGCGGCCGAGCAACGCCTTACGGCGGTGGGCGTGGTGGCGCGGTTTCGCAGTGCCTACAAGCCCCTGGTGCACTACTTTTTGGAAGAGGTCGATACCGCCCAGCTGGCCGCCGCCACGGTGCGCTACCCGGTGCCGGCCACCGGCTCGCCTGGGCGTTTTCTGCTGGAGGCGTATCCGCTGGCCGACCTGCTGGCCGGGTGCGACCTGCGGTTCGAACCCGGGGGCGACGACCTGCACTACGGCGTGGCGCTGCGCTTTCGCGATGGCCGCGAAACGGTCGATCGGGTCTTCGCACCCAACCGGGTGCACGAAGACCCCACCAGCCCGGACCCGCTGCTGTCGCCCACGGGCTGGCTGCGCGTGGACGCGTCCGGTGCGCCGGACAGCAACCAGGATGCGGCCGAATCCACCGATTTCGAAGACCTCTTCGCGCACGCCATGCGCACGCTGCGGGAGCACGCCTGGCCCGCGCAGGAGCCCTATTTCGAACGGCTGGACATCCGCGTCGACCTGCCGGGCTTCGAGCAGCCGCTGTCCACGCCGCACGAATGCATGAGCCTGCACGAGGCCCTGCACGAAGACCTGTATTTTTCGCTGCTCGAGTTCTTTCAGCAGCACTCCAGCCGCCCGGCGGGCGACCGCCGGCTGCAGCCCGGGCAGATCGTGCCCGACATCCGCCAACACGACGGCCCGCCACGCCTGCGCATCGCGCTGCGCGCCTTCGAAGTGGCCGCACAGGACGCGGGCGCCTGGGCGGACACCACGGCCGGACAGGCCCTGGACGACATGGGCCAGGCTCCGCCGCCCGAGCGCATCGCACAAGCGATGGCGCGGCTGGGCGGCCAGCGCTTTTCCGCGCGCAGCCGCCAGGGGCGCGAGGTACTGGGCCTGTACCGCACCGGCACCGACGCCCCGGTCCTGCTGAGCGGCGGCCAGCACGCCAACGAGACCTCCGGCGTCGTGGGGGCCCTGCGCGCGGCCGAGGCGCTGCATGCGCGGCCCGGCGCGCACTTCGCCCTCATCGCGCTGGAGAACCCCGACGGCTATGCGCTGCACCGCGAACTGGGCGCACACCACGCCCACCACATGCAGCATGCCGCGCGCTACAGCGCGCTGGGCGACGACATCGAGTACCGCGAGACGGCGCCGCTGTACGAGCGCGAAGCCCGCGAACAGGCCCTGGCCCTTTCCGGCGCGCAATTGCACATCAACCTGCACGGCTACCCCGCGCACGAGTGGACCCGGCCGCTGTCCGGCTATGTGCCGCGCGGATTCGGCCTGTGGACGGTGCCCAAGGGGTTCTTTCTGATCCTGCGCCATCACCCGGGCTGGCAGGCCGAAGGCCGTGCGCTGCTGGAGCGGGTGGCCGCGGCGCTGCAGCGCGTCCCCGGCCTGCCCGAGTACAACGCCCGCCAGATGGCGCTGTACGAACACCACGCGGGCGCATTGCCGTTCGAGGTGATCCATGGCACGGCCTGCACGCAGTCCGAGAACCCGCGCGGTGCGCCCGTCACGCTCATCACCGAGTTCCCCGACGAGACGGTGTCGGGCGATGCCTTTCGCTTCGCGCACGGCGTGCAAAAGGCCGCCGTGCTGGCCGCGGTGGACGCATGGCAGGCCATTCTTTCCGCACGCGGCTGA